Proteins encoded within one genomic window of Longimicrobiaceae bacterium:
- a CDS encoding prolipoprotein diacylglyceryl transferase family protein has protein sequence IKTQGMLWFVYMAMAGAERYVVEIFRAKDDRFFGVLSIAQIISIVLVVVSLAVVFRLRGQRSPVLAQQPA, from the coding sequence GGATCAAGACGCAGGGGATGCTGTGGTTCGTCTACATGGCGATGGCGGGCGCGGAGCGGTACGTCGTGGAGATCTTCCGCGCCAAGGACGACCGCTTCTTCGGCGTGCTCTCCATCGCGCAGATCATCAGCATCGTGCTCGTGGTCGTGAGCCTCGCGGTGGTCTTCCGCCTGCGGGGCCAGCGGTCGCCCGTGCTCGCGCAGCAGCCAGCGTAG